One Arvicanthis niloticus isolate mArvNil1 chromosome 3, mArvNil1.pat.X, whole genome shotgun sequence DNA segment encodes these proteins:
- the Tmem254 gene encoding transmembrane protein 254 isoform X2 produces MGTATGTGYFQRGNLPWFIVIIFSFSYYTWVVFWPQSIPYQSLGPLGLFTQYLVDHHPIFLRNGYWLTWLIHIGESLYALVLCKRKGITDIQARLLWFLQTSVFGMASLCVLLAYKPKHQKHN; encoded by the exons ATGGGGACGGCCACAGGCACCGGTTACTTCCAGAGGGGCAACTTGCCCTGGTTCATAGTCATCATTTTCTCCTTCAGCTACTACACG tgggttgtcttctggcctcagagtatCCCTTATCAGAGCCTTGGGCCCCTGGGTCTCTTCACACAGTACTTGGTGGACCACCATCCCATCTTTCTAAGGAATGG GTATTGGCTTACTTGGCTAATTCATATTGGAGAGTCCCTGTATGCCTTGGTATTATGCAA GCGTAAAGGAATCACAGACATCCAGGCTAGGCTCCTCTGGTTCCTACAGACTTCTGTGTTTGGTATggcctctctctgtgtcctgcttgCTTACAAACCAAAGCACCAAAAACACAATTAA
- the Tmem254 gene encoding transmembrane protein 254 isoform X1, whose translation MVVAKSEARRDPTAYFRAARPWPSLITALGLGYYAWVVFWPQSIPYQSLGPLGLFTQYLVDHHPIFLRNGYWLTWLIHIGESLYALVLCKRKGITDIQARLLWFLQTSVFGMASLCVLLAYKPKHQKHN comes from the exons ATGGTGGTGGCGAAGTCGGAGGCCCGTAGGGACCCCACTGCTTACTTCCGTGCGGCCAGACCCTGGCCCTCGCTGATCACCGCCCTGGGGCTGGGCTACTACGCG tgggttgtcttctggcctcagagtatCCCTTATCAGAGCCTTGGGCCCCTGGGTCTCTTCACACAGTACTTGGTGGACCACCATCCCATCTTTCTAAGGAATGG GTATTGGCTTACTTGGCTAATTCATATTGGAGAGTCCCTGTATGCCTTGGTATTATGCAA GCGTAAAGGAATCACAGACATCCAGGCTAGGCTCCTCTGGTTCCTACAGACTTCTGTGTTTGGTATggcctctctctgtgtcctgcttgCTTACAAACCAAAGCACCAAAAACACAATTAA